The genomic region AATTGAAATTATCTCCCCTACAATTTAGGTCTATCAATTTAGCCACCAAATCAGTCACTTTCCTTTGCCATGCCTTTCTTGCGCGCGCTTTCCTTTGCCATGCCTTCCTTACgcgcgctgctgccagcgctcgtgccttccttgcgcgcgctgctgccagcgcccCCTGCGGCCTCTCGCTTTTGGCGCGCATAGGTGCGGCCTCACATGAGTGaccgctccctatgatgcccatgacatctccccctcccttgaggaccagctcgtcctcgagctgccatagacttacctgacacaacttaaggttaagccttttacatcaaggcttacctttattatttaagacgaaaatacaaaataattgtggaactaaaatataaatttgaactgcagctaTGTCCTCCTGGATCCCAAGGAAAGAGTTGAACTGCGGCCTTCATGTTGGATGAAAGGTGGAGGAGGAACCAGCCCGTTCTTATGTTGGGTCTGTCCAGCACAAAGGCAGGTGCCCGAATGAAGGAGACGACCCTCTTTGGCCGTGCAGGGGGGGCTGCATACCCAGATCTCGACTTCTGCAGGTGGTTCAAAAAGTATAGACGAGACCTGGTGGTTGGGCGCGCAGGCTGCGAGTTGGTGCAGCGATGAGCTGATCAACAAGTGCAGCTTCCGCACCGCCCGCCTAACAAGGAAGCCGCGCACTGCGGCTTGCAGGCGCACCACGGCCTGCTCATGTGATGACAGCCATGGGGTGGCCCTGGAGGCCACAGCAAGGTGCTTCTCCCCACGAAGGGACTGTACCTGGCAGCGTGCCAGGAACCCTCGCGCTGCCGTCTGAAGCCGCACCGCTGCTTGGagttccttctctgtcttctccttgtAGCGGTGGAACATCACAACGAACTGATCCAACTTCTCTGCGAAACGGCCAAAACTCTCTTCGAGCCGAGTGAATGCATCTGGAGTTGGAGAGGGCGGGTGGGAGGGCGTTGCGGCGGCTGATGGCGcagcggctggtggtggtgaggataacctggagctgataccaggtgtcatggaccttcggtccatgggatagctgtcttctccggcgaggttatacccctctgtcgcagacttggttctagggtagcagccctaggcgcttgagagtcattgcaagagagagagagattggtttgataatatATTCCTTGTTTCTTTGTCTCCTGCGTACAGGCCTATATATAGGCTACCGGTTGACCAACTAGGCAACCACTAATTAGGCAAGTGACTAATTGGAATTATCTCCCCTACAATTTAGGTCTATCAATTTAGCCATCAAATCAGTCACTTTCCTTTGCCATGCCTTTCTTGCGCGCGCTTTCCTTTGCCATGCCTTCCTTACGcgcgctgctgccagcgcccgtgccttccttgcgcgcgctgctgccagcgcccCCTGCGGCCGCTCGCTTTTGGCGCGCATAGGTGCGGCCCCACATGAGTGaccgctccctatgatgcccatgacaaTAAGGCTGGAGCCGAAGCAGTACCAGATCACCTGCTTGAAACACTCTGTCCACTCTGTGTTTATCAGCCTGAAGCTTAGTGCGATTCTGAGCAGTAGCCAATAGCTCCCGGAGCATAGCATTATGACTGAGATGCTGCTGGATCCATTGTTGCACTGAAGGAGGGACCGAAGAGGCAGACTCTGGCATGGCTGTTAACGGGGGTTCGTAACCATACATCTCATTGAACGGAGACTCGGAGAGCAGCCAATAGATGAGTGGAATGATGAGTTGTACCAGAATTGTGCCATCGGCAACCATTGTCGCCATTGCTTTGGCAATTGGTGAACTGCACACCTTAAATATGTTTCCAAACATTGATTAACGCGTTCACTTTGACCATCGGTATGAGGATGGTAGCTTGAACTGAAGAGCAGTTAGTGTCCCAGAACCGCAGCAAATCCTTCCAAAACAGGCTAGTAAACACTTTATCCCTGTCGGAGACAATAGAGTATGGAAGGCCATGTTGTTTAACCACATGTTCTAAAACAGCACGCGCCATGACTGAAGTAGTAAAAGGGCGCTTGAGTGGGATGAAGTGGGAATATTTAGTAAAACGATCCACCACTACTAGAATAGAATCAAATCCTTCAGACCGTGGAAGGCCCTCAATGAAATTCATAGTGGTCTCCTTCCATGCCCCAGCTGGGATGGGCAGGGATTGTAAAAGCCCTGCAGGTCGGTGCCTCTTGGTTTTAGCTTGTTGACAGATCAGGCATTGTTGGACAAAGTCAGCCACATCTTGTTTCATGCCCTTCTAGACAAACATGTGCTTAACCTTTTGATACGTCCCTTGAATACCAGAATGGCCCCAACCGCACTGGCGTGAAATGCATCAATAAGTTTGATGCGTAAAGATGAGTTGTTGCCAATCGATACTTGTGTGCCACACCCTGATGGACCGAATACCCCCTGGCATCAGGACTACTAATCGCCAACTGCTGCAGCAAGGATTGTGCCTCCGGATCAGTAACATATGAGTTGAGAACCTCCTGTAGCCACTGAGGTTGAATGATAGACAAAGCATGAAGATGAAGTGGAGAGTGCAGACGAGATAGAGCGTCGGCGACGACATTATCGTGCCCCTTATACACAATCTGGAATTGGAGCCCCATGAGCTTGGTCATTGCTTTCTTTTGAAGATCGGACTGCAGGTGTTGATCCTCCAAGTAACAGAGACTACAGTGATTAGTTTTAATGGTAATCTGGTGCCGTTGTAAATATAACCGCCAACGATCAACCGCCATAATCAAAGCCaagaattctttttcgtatataGAAAGGTGTTGATGTTTATTGGCCAAGGCCTTGCTCAGAAAGGCAATAGGTTGATCTCGCTGCATAAGAACAGCTCCTATACCATGAGCACAGTCATGAGTTTCCACCGTAAACGGAATCGTGAAATCAGGAAGAGATAAGACCAGCGTAAAAGCCATGGCATCTTGCGCAATTGAAAAGCTTCCTGGGCGGCAGCAGACCACTGAAAAGCTTTCTTCCGAAGTAACTGAGTGAGTGGCTTCGCAATGATCCCATAATTCATGATAAATTTATGATAGTATCTGGTAAGACCCAGAAAAGCCCGAAGTTCTGTCACTGTCTGTGGCACCGGCCATTGTACCATTGCATCAGTTTTGAGATGATTGGTTGCTACCCCTTAGCTGATATAATATGTCCCAGATATTCCAACAAGGTCTGAGCAAAGGAACACTTGGAGCCCTTCAAGTAAACTGATGGGTTCTCAATGTGGACAGGGCAGGACCTGGCAAAGGTGCACAACATGGGTCTCCAAAGAAGGGTTGTAGACGAGTATATCGTCCAAAAACACCATCACAAATTTGCATAGAAAATGGCTCCAAAATTGTATTCATGATGCATTGAAAAGTTGTCGGAGCGTTTGTCAGACCAAACGGCATGACAAGGAACTGATAATGGCCTTGGTGGGTCTTAAAGGCTGTTTTAAATTTATCCTCCGGTCGCATgcgaatctgatggtaaccttctCCCATCAAGTTTAGTGAAAAACTTTGTACCAGCCAACTCATCCAAGATCTTGTCCACGACAGGCATGGGAAAACGATTCTTGATTGTCAATGAGTTCACACGTCGATAATCGCCGCAAAACCTCCAAGAGCCATCTCTTTTTTTTTGCACAAGAACAGGAGACGCAAAAGGATTAAGGATCGGACTGATCAAACCGGCTGTCAATAGCTCCTTGACCTGATGCTCTATTTCGTCCTTGTGATGAGGCGAGTACCAATAGGGACGCGAGTTCACATGCACTGCTCCCAGAACAAGAGGTATGGTATGATTGTAAACCCAAGCAGGAGGTAGAGTGTGAGGCTCGCCAAACACATCCTGGAACTAAGCTAACAACATTGTAATATGTGGATCCAACAAGGAAGGCTGATGACTGCATCTGTTCCAGCACAGCTAGCGCCCAAATCTCATTGCCCTTACTCCACTTAACGAACTTTTTAGCTGGTAGTTTAGAAACTTGCAATGGCGGGGGAACCACACCTTGAAGCTGAATGGGTTGTCCGTGGTGCACACACATTAGTGTCCGATGAGTCCAATGACACTCTAGGACTATGAGGAGAAAGCCAGTCGTAACCGAGAACGGCATCGTATGCACCCAATTGGACTAATTTCATATCAGTGCGAAAGGTATGGCCTTAGGTCCACCATTCCAACATGTACAGGTTTGGAATACTGAGATGAAAGACCCAACTGGTTCACAAAAGCAGTACTCACAAAACTAGTAGAGCTTCCAGAATCAACAAGAATTAACGTCACTTGATTGTGCACCAGAGCTCACAGATGCAAACAACCATCACGTTCTGTACCGGACAGAGCATTCAGGGATAGATGATGGAACTCCTTAGTCAAAGCATCCTCCACAGCCAATTGATTTAATGTCTCCTCTGTCAACTCCAAATCAAGATCATTCACCACAATAGCATTTAGTTGTGGCTTACTACGCTTGGTACACTTGTCAGGATGTGTGGGATCAAATGGCTCGCCACAGAAAAAACATGGTCCATTGGCTTTACGATAATCATGTAGTTGTCGTTCACACCACAAAGGAGTTGTGGTAACGGAACGCTGCTCAGGTTTAACCGGTGCTATAGCAGTCTTATGAGGCCATATCTTTGAATGTTTCTGTCGACTCTGGTCCTGCACTTGCTCCTGCAATTGGGCCAAAAGCATTGCTCGGTCGAGATCATGAGGCACCTGAGCGAGCACTGGCCCTTGGATCTCAAATTTTAGGCCCTTGACAAATTGTGAAACAAAGAACATTTCATCATAACCAGTGTGAAACATAGAAACTTCAAACCAGAGGTCTTCGAAACGCTGAGCATATTCATTCACTGTGGCACGCTGTTTAAGATCCAATAAACTAGCCAAAGCCTTTCTGTAATCCTCGGCCCCAAATTTCCTTTCCACTGCATCACAAAACTGCAACCAACTGCAACTTGACACATTGAGCTTAAACACTTGCCACCATTTTGCCGCATTCCCTTCCATATGCAGAGCAGCTGTAGTAACCCACATGGTTGGCTGGACATCATAGATACGAAAATAATCAGTACACTTATCCAACCAAATCTTGGGCTGAGAGCCATCAAACTTAGGAAAACTAAGTTTGGGTAAAGTATGACTGTTCAATGTGGTTCTCATGGTCGGCAAGTCCTATCGTGGGTGGACTGGATACCTGGTCGAGGAGGGCGAGGTGGAGACTATTCTAACAAGCTAGAATCAGAAGACTGACTAATACCATCCTCTGACAGCTGCTCGGCCATCTGTTGGAGACTAAGCTGAGCCACGACTCTTCCAGTTTCTGCAATCTACTTGCCCATCAACTGTTGACCAGTGGTTACCTGTGTAATAGCACCGGAATTAATATCCAACTGAACCATCATCCGTTGCTGATTGGTGTTGATCTGACCGATCTGATCGAACATGAGATCCATATTCTCGAGAACACGGTGCCAGTTGGCCGCGTTCTGGTTAGTGTTCACTGCCATGGCGTCCAACAGAAACTGTGTCTGCATGGATGGTCGAGGGGGCGCCGTGATTGATTACCCACAAGCTTACCGTGCGGGCTGGAATTACAGGGAAAAACAGGTCCTTGCGGGTAGCAAAGCACTCGATCACACAAACCTAGGCCAGTGCTCAGATCAAAGCCGACGGAATCGTGTAGTCAAGGAAGAGGACTGGAACGAACAGATGGTGTGCATAAGGGTGTAGCACCGCCAAGATTTTGCCGAGATCTGATCCCCTGACGCCGACCGCGAAACCGAAGCAATCGCCGATTGCAAACAAAGGATTCGATGCGCCGATCTACCACCGCCAACACCACCCACTCCGATCCGCCCCCGCCAACACCACCCACTCCGATCCGCCACCACTACTTCGCCACTGGAAACGAGAGACGGCGCATGCACCGCCGAGGATCACCAAGAGTTTGATACCATATGTCACGACGAGACGGCACACACACTGCTGAGGATCACCAAGAGTTTGATACCAACTGTCACAACCCGTGGCCGCCGACGATCGCTTGCCGGGATGTGAGACGACCAGATGGTGGTAGAGAGCCGAGGAGTTCCTCGTCCCGTTTCTGATGTATTTCTTTTTTGATATTGTTTCTTACACAGTTCCAATGTTTTATCCCTCACACACAAGCTGACTTCCTGGCCACACATCCATACTCAGCACTTATGTCGGACCCACTTACAGACACAGACTTTCACACTCCCAAGTCTACTGCCTATACCTTGAGTCCTGTTGCACATCATTTGTCGCCGACGGTCCTAGTGCGGTGACAGCCTGTTATAGGGCAACATAGATGTCATAGTATTTCCCTTTCCTATTAAACCGTAGCTACGTTTGCAGTTTATCACAAGTTTCTCTTTTTTCACAGTCCACGACACTAATCAGTTATGACATGATGCTTGCCCAGTTTTGGATGACTAATGCAACTTACTCAAATCTGGCGCCATCAGAACGTGTGTGTATTTTTCTAGTGTAGGAAACTCTTTTTTTGGTTGGATACACATTGACAGGTATGCCATTATTCAGGCAACATTTTGTTCACTAGTGTGGTAGCTTTGTTGATTGGAGTGCGCAATGGGAGGCTGTGCGGGAAAGGTGAGCCTTCTCAAACAATGTTAGTCTTGAAACTGCAAGTGTTTTTCCTCTGAAGTTAATATATTTTTTGTTCTTTGTTCAGGTACGTCGTGATGACGAAGAAAAGCTTGATTTTAAAGGTGGAAATGTTCATATTATAACAAGCAATGAGGGCTGGGACCAGAAGATTGCAGAAGCAAACAGAGATGGGAAAACTGTAAGTAAACGTTAAAAGGACTGGAAATGCTCTTTGTGTGTTGTGATTTTTGTTAGAACAACTCCAAGAGCTTATATATAAATTCTAGCTATTGTAGAGGATTCTTAAAAATAGACAGCTTACTAAAGGGTGGGGTCACaaacatactctctaaatttagcCTTTGACGGTACTTGTAGTGCATGTATTCCTCCCGACGCCGTCAGAACGTATCGCTGGTCGCGCAGCCGCAGTTCGCTGCCAGCAGCGAATTGGACGCCTGCCACCGCGAGTTCCATTGCCAGGCTGTGGACGTGCAGCCGCAGTTTGTTGCCAGGGAGGGAGAGAGCCGGGCTGGTTCCACTGCGAGTTCAGTCCCTCAGCAAAGATGCCTAGCTGTGGCCTAGAGCTGGGCTGGTAGTGTGGTGGTGAGGGTGAGGGTGTGGGCTGGTCACTGTGGCGAGGGAGGGAGCGGCAGGGTGCGCGGGAGCAGGGAATTGGCACGATGGTGGGAGGGCAGGACGGTGCGAGGGAGGGAGATGGCAAGTCTAGTCCCTCGCCAAAGAGGCTAGCGAAGGGGAGTAGATTAGAGAGGTAGAAGGCGAGTCTGTTGGATGCGATTTTGACCagacttttctttttttcttttaacTAAACCAATCATTTTACCTAGgctgttggagttgctcttatgCATTACATGGTGTTTAATTCTATCATTATGCATTGTGTGTGCTATGCTATGGAGCTAAAAAGTTCAAGGTAACAGCCTGCATAAACTGCCTAGTATCGATCATGGCCAATTTGTTAAATGAAACACTTTGATGTGTGGATGAGATGATAAAGTTCATGCTTTGTAATAGCCAGTTAACAAGTTACAAAAGTGTGCAAAAAAACTTTGTTTCCTGCTGCTTTTGTTGTCCGAACATGATTCACTATTCATATCTTATTTAAAACTTATGGTTCAAACTTTTTAAAGAACAAGGAGGATCACATGAAGTGTTTATATGCTAGAACAGGCAATCCCACAAAAATGATTATTTCAGTTTGTAAGAGGCGCCTCTAGTCTTGAACTTTTAATTTTTGTTCTTACCTGTAAAGCCTGAACTCTTCTGTATAATATGCTGAAGCACATGGAGTATTTGCTAATTTATGAACTGGAACTTTTGCTAGCATGGTCATCCTATTGAAATGGTCCATTTCATTTTATTAGAGCCATCGTATGTTCTTGAACTTTTTAGTTTGTTTAGGCCTCTGAAGTCTGAACTCTTAATTTCTTGTAAGGCCACTTTATTACATGAACTAAGAGATGACGATTTGCTGAGAATTACATTTGTTCGACTCACCGGTTTATTTTTGTAGGTTGTTGCAAATTTCAGCGCTTCCTGGTGTGGGCCATGCCGTGTCATTGCTCCTGTCTATGCTGAAATGTCAAAGACTTATCCTCAACTCATGTTCTTGACAATAGACGTTGATGACCTGATGGTATTTCAATCTTACATGTGCCAAATTAGTTTTTGGAATTATGCATGGCTTCGACTTAGGGCATGTTTGGAAGTACctagtttttaagaaactggtttATGAAAACTGAGGTGGTTTCAAGCATACCAGTCTATGCCTCAGTTTATAGAAGCTAGATTATCAGTTTCTTAAAACCTAAGAAGCTAGTCTTCCTTAGCTAAACCTAGTTTATGAAAACTGAGGTGGTTCCAAACACCATAACCCAGTTTTTTTTTTCATAAACCAGTTTCTAAAAACTGGAGATAGGAACTAGATTCTTAAAAACTAGGCTGCTTCCAAACAGGGTCCTAGTCTTGAGTCTGAATTGGTATTAAATATTATTTGCTTGTTGATCCTGCTAGGTTCTCGCATTAAATACCTCAAGGTTGTTTGGGTAGATTGCGCTATGTTTCAGCCGCATTGAATAACCTAATTGTACTCGAAATGTTCACTTTTGCTTTCTACTGAGAAACACCATGAGAATTACTGCAAAAATTTTGATGTATGCCAGGATAAGTCAATCTACAGTTACTTTTTTTTCTTTGACCTAAAGATTCCAAGCTGGGTAATATCGATTTTGTAGAGAAGTGCTATTGCTTGTAGTGATGAACCAAAACATGACACTTTACTCAAATCAAATGGTATTAAGTATATTTCCATCTCGATAGGTCTGTGCTGCTTTCATCTAACCCTATTCATTGCGTTGTTTTCGTGACTATTCATCTCCAGGACTTCAGCTCTTCATGGGACATCCGTGCAACCCCGACATTCTTCTTCCTCAAGAACGGGCAGCAGATCGACAAGCTCGTGGGCGCGAACAAACCTGAGCTCGAGAAGAAAGTGCTAGCAGCCGCTGATGCCAGTACGTCCTAGTGACACAAGTGGAAGTGGGCAAACGATCTGTGATGGCTTCCCGGTGTATAGTTTCCATGGTTCATTTGTGTGCTTGTCCCATGTTTGCCTGGGGACGATGACGTTTTACAATTTTGGCCCCCATCGCGCGCACTCGTCTGTTTCTCTCATGGAAGCCGTGTGAACCTGTGCGTGTGTGTGACGAATGAACGGAACTTTATATGGACCAGTGCTTAAGAGTCTTCGCAACATAATTATGAAGGTTTGTTTGCATGTTCTTGGTTGTAACCTCTTTAGTTGTGCGTGGTCTTTCTCTTTCAGCCTTTTCACTACTACTCGGCTAGGAGGGATATTAAGAAAAGACCGAAATAATAGTCTCGGCCAAGAATTTCTGAACCTTAGCCTCTCCATCATTAACATGTCGGTGTCAACCGTCCACTCTACAACGACCCAATTGGAGGGTGGCACATAGGATATTGTAATCCTGAGAGCGGATGAGACATAACGGCCTAATTGGAGGGTGGCACAAAGGATATTGTAATTCGAGAGCGAATGAGACATAACAAGGGGATTTTTTAAACCAAACCAGAAAATTCACCTCTGAGGGAAATCGAATCCGAAACTTGGAGATAATACTATAAAGCCTTTAGCCTAGCTAGAGACCCTTTCGTCTGTCTTTCACTACTGAATAATGGAGTTTCGGTTCAACAACTTTTGTTTCGGTTGATCTACAAACGGAATTCATACTAGCTTCCATGTCGGTTTTAAATATAGAGATCCATGCAAAAGATATTAGTACTAGTCCTCAACCGATACTAATATTAAATAATTTAGTCTTGATTTAATACAAGAATTGGTATCAATATCTTTAGTAGGTTCTGCCAAAAAGTGGTACTAAAGCTTAAATCTTTAGTATCGGTACTAAAGATCATGTAGCCGGCTCAAAAACCAAAGACACATCTAATACTATTTGTGTAAAAACTTGTACTAAAAGGTATTTTCATTTCTCGCCAGCGTAATTGGGAATGCTGTCAACATTTTATAAGCATGGATTCTTTTATAAAATCGGTATTAAAAGTGAAGCATTTAGgggctgtttggttcgtggctaaatgtgccacactttgactaaggttagtcgttcgaattgaagaactaaccttaggcagaaaagttaggcaaagtatgGCAAGTTAGCCATTAAACCAAACAGGCCTTTAGTACTTGTTCTTAGATATAGGTCTCCCCTATAAATGCAGTGTTGGTcactcatttttatttctaaaggatattaaaaacaaggcaacacatgtTATCAAATTGAAAGCCCCCTTCAATTAACTCTTCTCCGAAGGTTAATTCAAGAGAGAAGATAAAAATGTATGATACACTACTGGAATCGACGGCTTTGTCGAGtagctgaagcactcggcaaagccttaaaaacactcgacagagtctttgtcgagtgtcgcactcggcaaagaaggattggcacacagtgcatcggtaaagccttctttgccgagtacttttttcgggcactcgacaaagactttgccgagtgccaggaagtactcgacaaagaaaagcagccgtcacggcgccgggtgacggagacggcgtctttgccgagtgtcttaggtgacactcggcaaaggagttatctttgccgagtgtctgccgccagcactcggcaaagaatccgtcAGCGGGGTCCCTatgttaggttctttgccgagtgctttgtatgacactcggcaaagcgagcttttttgccgagtgccagagccactgcactcggcaaagaacctataccggtgctcaggtcttggttctttgccgagtgctatggtcctgacactcggcaaagcccttctttgccgagtgtaacactcgacaaagtgaccagtacacaccttttttatttgtttttcctattccatccaaacaaacaaaagatacatcacaaatatcacatatatacatcacatatattatcacagacataaatatccaacacaaatattaatatacaagttctcaacacaaacagtatcaacacgagttcagaagtatcaacacataagtttcaagctctgacataagtattcaacataagttttgtagtctgaacactaaaaacataactctcatTAAGGTGGGCGGTTGGACTAGTGCTGCGTTGGGCTGGGCACTTCATGagagttgttggatgccgccccagattggccctgcacagagaagagattgcatgtgttataccagatgcattaccaacatctaactaaaattttgatactcacaggagtatggaatagAGCAGGGTCCAttgtagggaacaatggaggtggcggagcgaaaccctgtgcggcgccaaggctctgcatgtattgaaacatctctgccatcctctgatgatATGCCTCGCGAGCCACCCGCTCTGCCTcccgctccgcctcccgctccgccatcatccttgcctccatctcttctagttgggtctgtaatattacaagccaacattatagtaactcaaagagaaggtatataactcaagtaaggatgagttacagaagcactaacctcgagttgctgtatgcgatgctgtgagctgtcgtgccgaggtcgtatggctggactcgagcccgtgctccttgctcgcacctgagacagagtgggagtggaggatgagtcgattgccccgtcggcaatccagtaccgcccatgtctcttgcctcctccgaccctcatgagcacatcggggttgatctactcggtgctcggatcatattctgggccatggacctcctgcgccatggcggtgtagtcatgaaggcggttgtagacggcggggttggtgtaggcctcgggcccgtcatccgggttgtaggtgacgtcggatgtcgccttgcccttatgggccatagcataggccgagaagatggagcaaggtcggccaccatgtgacgccgactgcaagaaaaccaacgagatagttagaaataatatctaatacaatgttatatacctaaataaaaaagagagcttacccatgcttctgcatattggcccgggctccggctgccttggtggtgggagggaccttgcatcatcatacgttGTTCCCGGCTAgcattgtgcgcctcgtcccactcaggcgagcaccacctatccaccatctgctcccagcacagaggatgtgcggcacaccaatgtggaatcatccacaaagtaaacacgtaaagtgcatatgagaagataaaataaaattcatgcatggagtaatggtaccaaacatgcatgactttacctgcaggtactggcccctggtcaacgacatggttcgagcttgctgcttggtcaccctctccccaaggacggagccgtggtagctgatgatggcctggattcgggcctcatagtgcatgtccacgacgagcttcttacagcttgtggtggccaccacatccgccctagcctcgtatccagcctcgcatataaataaatcctgcatacaaaaacgatgtatccatgcattatttcaagaatttgcaatgaatgcgacatattttacattatactaagacttacccacagctcttacttcacccgctccgccttgttattgaattctcggtcgtcccggtctactgcatcaggGGCGACggtgtagtggtcgaaggtgtaggctgggcccgtcactctggCGTACTCAACCAGcctagggaagtgttccctgcacagcaggccgaggatgtcattggggaggcgacgatgacccccagcataatccacaaccgtccaagacctgtccaagtgataaataaaaagtattagtttatattatgattttgaacacatactatgaacaagaatgaagaacataaagttacatgcctctccccatccggccgaatcagcggtcgcctgtcccgaagtatgggacgctgagggagactcgcgggacctcgcaggtagatgctcctcgaacctgaggcgccAGAACCTGAGGCGGTCTGCTGAGCTTCGTCGTTGTCCtgttgctggtcgtcgtcgtcctgctgcgccgcctgctgctggacaaggtcgtcctgcagcgccgcctgctctgcctcgtctgtcatcctgctcctcctccccctcctcctcctcagccaattaccgcccaccatattt from Zea mays cultivar B73 chromosome 6, Zm-B73-REFERENCE-NAM-5.0, whole genome shotgun sequence harbors:
- the LOC541940 gene encoding thioredoxin h-like protein isoform X1, with protein sequence MGGCAGKVRRDDEEKLDFKGGNVHIITSNEGWDQKIAEANRDGKTVVANFSASWCGPCRVIAPVYAEMSKTYPQLMFLTIDVDDLMDFSSSWDIRATPTFFFLKNGQQIDKLVGANKPELEKKVLAAADASTS